In Flavobacterium praedii, the DNA window GGTTTGTTTTCTCCATTTGTTGCTATACCACGTATACGCACACTAATATCAGCTCCTGGTGCACCACCAACAGTGGTTACATTTACTCCAGCAACGGTTCCTTGTAGTGCTTGTTCAACTTTCACTGGTCTTAGTGCTTCAATAGTTTTGCTATTGACCACACTTACAGCTCCTGTTACTTGTTTCTTTTTTACGCTTCCGTAACCAATTACTACAACTTCATTTAAGGTCTTCGCTTCGTCTTCTAAAAAGATATCCACTTTAGAATCGTTTGCTGTAGTTTTATATTCTCTTGTTTTGTAACCTACGTATGAAAAAACTAGAGTAGATCCAGGAGTAACTCCTTTGAGCAAAAATTTACCGTCAAAATCGGTAGAAACCGTATTCCCAGAATTCTTGTCTGAAATATTTACCCCGTATAAAGGAATACCGGTATTTCGTTCTTTTACTGTTCCTGCAATATCCTTCTTTTGAGCAAAACCAAAAGCTGAAAAAAGCAAAAAGATAATTAATAAATGATTTGACTTCATAATTCAAATGTTTAAGTTAGTGAGTAACAAACTTATTAAGAAGTACTATGAAATCTATAAAACCAACCTCAACAAAAAACATACAATTTAAAAATATTTGCTTTTTTTTACGAATTCCTCATAAAATGCCTTTTATACAAGCGAATATAAAAATATTAATTTCACATAAATCCAAAAAAATACCACAACTATCACGTTAATGTTGTGGTAATGTATAGGTGTTTTTAGTAAAGAAGCATATACCTATACCTCCATTATATACTCTACAAGTCCTTGATCATGCAACAAATTCATTTTTTTACGCAAACGATATCTTTTTATTTCTACACTACGTACAGATATGTTAAATAAAGGAGCTACTTCCTTAGAAGTTAGGTTCAATCTTAGATAAGCGCATAATCTCAAATCGTTCGGAGTTAGCGTAGGATGCAATAGTTTTATTCTTTTTAGAAAGTCTTTATCCGCATTATCAAAAGCTTCTTTGAATACACTCCAAGAATCTTCTTCGCTAATGTTTTTATTAATGGTACTAATCACCGATTTTAAATTATTGGTTCCATTTTCGGGCGACTTTTTCAAATCTTCTTTGATAAAGGCTAATAGTTCATTTTTACTATTCAAACTCATCGTTGAAACGGCTAATTCTCGATTTTTAGAATCTACATCTAAAGAAAGCTGGTCATTTCTTAATTTCATCATTTTTTGCTCGTTTTCTAGCTCTTGTATTTCTAATAATAAATTATTTTCTTCAATTAGTTTTTCTCTTTGTTTTCTATAATAATTTAAATACGCTTTATTTATAAAATGAGCCATAAACAACAACAGAATAAAATAAATAAAAACAGCCAAATTAGTGCTGTACCATGGCTTTAAAACCGTAAAATGATAAACTCCTATTTCTTTTAAAATTGAATTGGCAAATTTCGCCCTTACTTTAAAAGTATAATCGCCTGGAGATAAATTTTTAAAACTAACAACTGTTTTAGTGCTCCATCCACTCCAATCCTCCTGGAACCCCTCTAATGAATATTGATATTCCGCATTGATAAACTTATTATATTCCGGAATAGAATAATTAAAAGTAATGTTATTAAAATCGTGATCGAAAGTCCCTTGGTCAATTAAGTTTCCGAATATAGGATTTTCATTTTGCTTATTAACCGATACAGAAGTTATTGAAACAGCATAATTTTTAAAACTAAAATCATCCAAATTCATCATATAATAACCATCTGTAGTTCCTATTAAATATACTGAATAAGAAATTCGAGAAATATTTTCAAAACCCAACATGGAGTTTGTTAAAGAAGCAGGAATTGGTATTACATTTTTTTTAAGCTGATTGCTCATTTTGCTCAAAGAAAAATAATGAATGTAATTTTTAGAGAAAAGCCAAATTTTATTAGAATTATCTACAATTAACTTACCGGATGTGTATTGATCATTTTTAAAAACAGAACTCAGCAAATCATCTTTTATAAAAAGTTTAGTTTTGGGATTTAATTTAAAAATACCTTCTTTATTTGCATAATAAATTAAATTATTAAACTGAATCAAACTGGCATTTTTTCCTTTTCTTGGCGATTCATAAGAAAAAATAGTACTTGCATTTTTCAGTTCTTTATCCAATTGAAATCGAAACACCCCTTGATTTTCATGACTCACATAAACTTCTAATGCATTGGTAATTTCTAAAAATCGGGAAGAGTAATCAAATCCTTTGACTTTATTTCTAAAAACCCACTGATTATTAACTTTTTCTAATACCGATATTCCATAATAATTACCTTGCAGCAATAGATTATCATGATGAGGTACCGTCTCTAATTTCCATGTACCTGAATTTGAAAAAATACATTTAGCAGAAGCATTATCAATTAAAAAAGTACCAGAATCATGCCCACAAAAAAGAGTCCCTTTATATTCAAATAAAGACCAAACTTGACCTTTGGTTCCTTTTATAAATGTAAACTCTTCTTTGCTATTGAAATTTTTATAAAACAATCCTTGATTGGTTCCAATGTAAAGTTTATCCTTATATAAAATCGAAGCATAAACAGTCCCCAAAACGCCAGTATCATCTGTTAAACTTTTTATTGGAGAATTCAAATTGATACAATTAATTCCATTGTCCAATCCTACCCATAGATTTTCATCTACGTCTTCAAACAACGATAATGCAGTATTATTGCTTAAACCTTTGTTTTGAGAAATATGGTATTGCAATTTTCCTTCTTTAGATAATATAAATACACCATTCGATACTGTTCCTATGGCAAATCTCCCATCTGAAAGTATTAAACTACTATACACACTACTGGTTTCTATTTGAGAATCTGCTTCGGTATTAAATTTTGATACCGAGTTTCCTACAACTTTATAAAATCCATTCAATTGGGTTTGCACAAGTAACCCATCACTTATTTCAAAAACATTAATAATTCTGTTTTTTATTAAAATTGGGTTGCTTGAAACCAAATGTGCTGTTCCGCGTTCTAATTCAAACAAACCTTCGCCAACGGTTTGAAAAAAAATGGAATTATTTGTACCGTATGATTTAGTTATAAAACTTTTCGCAGTAATAATTTTAAACGTTTCTGTTTTAGAATCATAAATATAAATACGATTCAGAGATTGAAAAATAACCCACTGATCGTAATTTAAGATATTCCAAAAATTCTCATCATTGAGCATTTGTTTTTTCATGCCCTTACTCAGCGAAGTATAGTTCAATCTACCATTGGTTTGTCGTGTCCAAAAACCAAATTCCATATAGCAGCCAGTATAAATTCGATTATTTATAACTTTCACAGATCTAATAATGGTTTCGTTTGGAGAAGGATACAATTGCCAATTTGCTCCATTAAACTCTAATAAACCAACATTATTTGCCGCATAAACAAATTGGTTTGGAGATTGTGAAATCATCCAGTTTTGATTTCCAGCCCCATAAAAACTAGGAGCAAATTTCAAAATTGGAGGCAATTCTTGCGAAAAAATCACAGAGAATATAAAAAACAACAGAAAGGAGTATTTTGTTTTCAAAGAAGATGTGGTATTTAGATTAAAGACTACTTATTGAAATAATAACATTTTAATAAGTTAAATAATAATTTGGCACTAACTCAACTATTATTAAAAATACAAATCACTAAACAAAAATAGGATAAAAAACCAATAATCGAATAGAATATGTGCTATTTAATAGCATAAGCTTAGTTTAACCCATATTCTGAATTAGAAATCCACTACATATAGATCCTTCATCAAAACCAATTACTCACTTCTATTTTTAAAACCGAAAGACAAAAGTGTTTCATCTTTAAAAAATAGTTCGTCAGCACTTGTTAAATATTGAAAAATTCAGTGTTGTAATGAAGTCTAACACAGAATCTGATTTAAAATAAAAAAAAGCGTCTCGGGAATCCGAGACGCTTTTAACAAAACAATTAAATGTAAAAAAATTAATTCGTTCTAAATCTCCAAGTTTGGCCAATTGTTTCTCCTCCTTTATCATCCTTAACAACAATTTTCCAAAAATATTCTTTTGAAGCCACTACATTTACATCAAGAATTGTAGCATCTTGATTTAAACCAACTTTTTCTGTTGGAGGATTCGTTGTTCCAAAATAAACATCATAAACAAGTTTGTCCTTAGTATCTACATCCTTTGCTGTCCATTGCAACTGAACCGTTTTTGAGCTCAAAACTGAATTTAATTCTGGCGAAACAAGATCTGGTGCGAAAGGTAAATAATTAACCACACCATCTCCCGATGTATAAAAACTAAAAATAGCGGAATAGGTACTTGATAAATTTTCATTATCTGTTGATTTCACTCTCCAATAATAAGCAGTAGCTTTTTCTAAAGTAAAGTTTTGATACGTTGCTGAACTCTCAGCTGTCATTACAATATGAGCAAAATCTTTATCTTTAGCTACTTGTATTTGGTAAATTACCGGATCATTATTTGAATCTACAGTTGCA includes these proteins:
- a CDS encoding triple tyrosine motif-containing protein produces the protein MKTKYSFLLFFIFSVIFSQELPPILKFAPSFYGAGNQNWMISQSPNQFVYAANNVGLLEFNGANWQLYPSPNETIIRSVKVINNRIYTGCYMEFGFWTRQTNGRLNYTSLSKGMKKQMLNDENFWNILNYDQWVIFQSLNRIYIYDSKTETFKIITAKSFITKSYGTNNSIFFQTVGEGLFELERGTAHLVSSNPILIKNRIINVFEISDGLLVQTQLNGFYKVVGNSVSKFNTEADSQIETSSVYSSLILSDGRFAIGTVSNGVFILSKEGKLQYHISQNKGLSNNTALSLFEDVDENLWVGLDNGINCINLNSPIKSLTDDTGVLGTVYASILYKDKLYIGTNQGLFYKNFNSKEEFTFIKGTKGQVWSLFEYKGTLFCGHDSGTFLIDNASAKCIFSNSGTWKLETVPHHDNLLLQGNYYGISVLEKVNNQWVFRNKVKGFDYSSRFLEITNALEVYVSHENQGVFRFQLDKELKNASTIFSYESPRKGKNASLIQFNNLIYYANKEGIFKLNPKTKLFIKDDLLSSVFKNDQYTSGKLIVDNSNKIWLFSKNYIHYFSLSKMSNQLKKNVIPIPASLTNSMLGFENISRISYSVYLIGTTDGYYMMNLDDFSFKNYAVSITSVSVNKQNENPIFGNLIDQGTFDHDFNNITFNYSIPEYNKFINAEYQYSLEGFQEDWSGWSTKTVVSFKNLSPGDYTFKVRAKFANSILKEIGVYHFTVLKPWYSTNLAVFIYFILLLFMAHFINKAYLNYYRKQREKLIEENNLLLEIQELENEQKMMKLRNDQLSLDVDSKNRELAVSTMSLNSKNELLAFIKEDLKKSPENGTNNLKSVISTINKNISEEDSWSVFKEAFDNADKDFLKRIKLLHPTLTPNDLRLCAYLRLNLTSKEVAPLFNISVRSVEIKRYRLRKKMNLLHDQGLVEYIMEV